The nucleotide window CCCGACGTCACCGGCGCTGTGAGGCACGTCGCGGCACTCGGTTGCGAGCGGCTGGTTGTGATGCCGGCGTGCTTCCCACTCGACACCGTGGAGACGATGCTGGAGCTGCCACTCGCCGTCCGTCAGGCTCGCATCGACGAGTCCACATCCGTTGTGTCGCTCAGTGCGTGGCACGACGATTCGGGGCTGCTGGAGACGCTCGCCGAGAAGGCGGCGGGAGTGCCATCCAAGGATGACGCAGCAGGTCGATAGGGATGGCTACTCGGCTTTGCAGCGCACCCGGTTGAGGGCCTGCTGTCGGCGAATGCCCATGATGTTCATGGCATACAGCCATGCGAGCGACATGCCCTGACGCGAGGCCTCGGCACGCGTCTCGAGATTGAGAATGCTGGCCCGGAGGTCCTCGCCTGACTCGCCTCGGAAGAGCGTGTAGCCGCGACCCACAGCCTCGAGGACGTGCGCATCGCTGCCGCCCGTTGCTGCGACACCGCGACCCCCTGCGAGGGTCTTAGCGGCCATGCTGTTCGCCCACACGAGGAACGGCAGGGAGTTGTACACCTCAAACGCATGAAACGCCCACTCGTTCGCCGCGGCCGTGAACATGTTGCGTCCACCCGGGCCGAACACTCCCTTCGCCGAGAAGGGGTGTGCGATCACCGCGATGCCACCCTGCTCCTCGATTGCGCGCACGGTGTCCGACGCGGACATGCCGGGCCGAACCTCCTCCTCGATGAACAGACCGAGGATGTGGCCCTGTCTCGACGAGACCTCCTCGCCGACGACCACGTCGAAATCGTAGTAATCGGCCATGGATCGGGCGTAACGGGCGCCCTCGAGTGTGTTGTGATCGGTGATTGCGATGACGCCTAGGTCGGTCTTGCTCTGAACGTAGTCCATGATCTGCGGAACAGACGCCAACCCATCACTGTGATTCGAGTGAATGTGGATGTCGGCCTTGCTCCATACCTCGTGCTCAATCACGTGGGATGTGTCCCCTCGTTCGTTGGCAAGCTCGTGGACGCGCTGCCCGGTCGTCACGAAGTAAGCAAAGTGCGAACCAAGAACCCACAGTGACGACTAGCCCCCTCCACTGCAAGTGTCGGCGCAGCGGCGCCGGACCTGAAGTGACGTGTGACGAACGGCACCGACGAGCGGTGGGCTAGTGGCTCGCCCGTGCCCATGCCGCCAGTCGACCGGCTCCTTCACTCAGGCGATCGAGATCGGTCGCATAGCTGAAGCGCAGGAAGCCCTCGCCGCCTGCGCCAAAGTCGATGCCCGGCGCACAGGCGACCGATGCTTCGTCAAGAAGGCGGTAACACAGCTCAAGCGAGTCCTGCCCCCATGCACGGGCATCCGCGAACACGTAGAACGCACCGCATGGCTCACAGTCTATTGTGAGCCCGGCGTCCCGGAGCGCAGGGACGAGGAATCGACGGCGCTCGTCGTAGAGTTCGCGCATGCGGGTGACGTCGGCCTGCGCCTGCGTGAGAGCAGCGATGCCTGCAGCCTGCACGAAGGTGTTAGCAGCGAGAAAGAAGTTCTGCTGGATCTTCTCGGCGGGTCGAACGAACTCGGGAGGCGCAATGAGGTAGCCGAGGCGCCAGCCGGTCATCGCGTAGGTCTTGGAGAATCCGTTGAGGACGAAGGCGCGGTCCGTGTAGGACAGGATCGTGCGGTCCGGACCGCAGAAGTCCAGTCCGTGGTAGATCTCGTCACTCGCGATGTAGACGCCGGTTTCCTCGGCGATCTTCGCCAGCCCGATCAGGTCGGCATCGTTGAGCACCGCACCGGTGGGGTTGCCGGGCGAGTTGATCATGATGGCCTTGGTGCGCGGCCCTATCGCCGCTCTGACCTCGTCAAGGTCGTACCGGAACCCATGCTCCGCCCGAGTGCGGATGAGTCTCGGCACTCCGCCGAGAAAGGTGACGTAGTTGGGATACGCCGGGTAGCAGGGGTCCGGCATGATGACCTCATCACCGGGGTCGAGCAGGGCGCCGAACATCAGCAGCATCGCCGGCGACGTGCCCTGAGTGACCACGATGTTCTCGGGATCCACCGCGGTCTGGTACTTCGTGTCGTAGTGGACCCGCAGCGCCTCTCTTAAGTCCGGCAGGCCGGCCGACTGGGTGTAGTGCGTGCTACCCGTGGCCATAGCGTCCTCGGCTGCTCGCGTGATCACGTCGGGCGTCGGAAAGTCAGGATCGCCGATCTCGAGCCGAACGATGTCTCGACCTTCCAGTTCCAGCGCCTTCGCCCGCGCAACGATGTCCATCACCACAAATGGCCGGATCTCGGCAGAACGGCGGGAAACGGTCACAACAAGACTCCTTGGGTCACGGGACTGAAGATGCTCTTTGCAGCCGCAATCGGCGCACGACCGGACAAGTCTAGCGCAGCGCCTACTCGGGTGCGGTCAGCCTGCAGGCGAGAAGCGCGATGTCATCACTCAACCGACCATCACTGAACTTGAGAACCGCATCGAACACCAACGTTGGCAACTCAGACACTCCACATGTGTTCGAAGAGCCGAGGAGTTCGAGCAGCCCTTCCTCGCCATAGAAGACGCCCTGCGGGGTCCTGGCCTCGGTGACGCCGTCCGTGTAGAGGAAGAGCGTCTCATCTGCGGCCAGCGAGCTCGATGAGTCGACATAGTGAAGGTCGGGGAAGGCGCCGATCACTGATGAGTTGCCCTCCAGAAGCCTCACGCCGCCGCCGCAGTCGATCACCGCGGCAGGTGGATGCCCGGCGTTGCAGTACGTGAGGTCGCCCGTGGTCGGCTGGATGACCGCGAAGAACACACTCGCGAAGTCCGGTAGTTTCGCCGCCTCACAGAGCGCGATGTTCGCGTGCGCAATGGCCTCGGCAGGCGAGTTCGTCTCGTGGGCGTACGCTCGGATGGTGTCCTTGACTATCGACGTAAGGACTGCCGCCTCCAGACCCTTGCCCGAAACGTCGCCCACCAGCACGCCCACATGACCGCCTGGCATCTCGAACACGTCGAAGAAGTCGCCGCCCACCCGCATCGACATCGTGGCAGAGCGGTACATGTGCGCGAAATCGATCCCGCGGATTGCGGTCGGCATGAGGAGGAACGCTTCCTGGAGCGTCTCGGCGATGTGGTGCTCGACCTCGAAGCGGGCCGCGTTCGCGAGCGAGAGCGCCAGCGACTGAGAGAGCCGAGCGACGAAATCTGCCTGCTGCGCATCGAACCCACTCAGGCGGCCTGTTCGGCCGAACAGCAGTGCACCGCCGACGGCTCGGTGCGCAGGCACCGGTATGACGATAGCCTCCGTAAGGTCGAACTGCTCGGCAAGCCAGCGTTCGTGGGACCGCCCCGATGGCCTGAGTACGATGGGCGCGTCGGATGACATAGCGCCGAGCAGTTCCCGATCGAAGGTGAGGCCCTCTGCGGGGACAACCACGCCGAAGGTGTGATTGACCGGCCACTCTCCTCTACTCGCTCGAGCGAGGACCCCGACTTCACACTGGAGCGCCGTCGCGGCGATCGACAACACCTCGTCGAGCGCCGAATCCAACTCGAGCGATGCGTTAAGGCATGCATTCACCTCGTTGAGTGCGGCATTGAGCCGCTCGCTGCGCCGAGTGCGCTCCAGCAGACGCGAACCGGATATGGCGAGTGACACACGGTCTGCAGCGAGCTTGATCATCGCGCTCTCAGCCTGATCGACAGGCCGTCCATGCATCCAAGCGCATTCGAGCACGCCGAAGAGTGCGCCATCCGCGTAGACGGGCACGCCGAACATCGAACGGATGCCGCCGGCATCGTGCAACGGCAAGAACGCGGGGTTGGAACGAATATCGGCGATGTAGAGCGGCACCCCTGCCTCGGCCACCCTGCCGGCGAAACCCTCACCCACGGGTATAACCGTGCCGACCGGTGCCCAGTGCTCCGCACCCACCTGGGCCCGAACATCCAAGTGGTCGCCTTCGTGTACAACGAAGAGAGCCGCGTCGGCCCCCATGACCTGCGCAAGCGCGCTGATGATGCTGTCGAGAAGCAGCGGGAGCTCCGACAGCCCGACGGCGCTGGTAAGCAGTGTGAGCGCGCCGTCAAGTCGCGCATTGGCCTGCGAGAGCTGATCCAGGAGACGCGCGCGTAGCTC belongs to Coriobacteriia bacterium and includes:
- a CDS encoding CehA/McbA family metallohydrolase codes for the protein MIEHEVWSKADIHIHSNHSDGLASVPQIMDYVQSKTDLGVIAITDHNTLEGARYARSMADYYDFDVVVGEEVSSRQGHILGLFIEEEVRPGMSASDTVRAIEEQGGIAVIAHPFSAKGVFGPGGRNMFTAAANEWAFHAFEVYNSLPFLVWANSMAAKTLAGGRGVAATGGSDAHVLEAVGRGYTLFRGESGEDLRASILNLETRAEASRQGMSLAWLYAMNIMGIRRQQALNRVRCKAE
- a CDS encoding pyridoxal phosphate-dependent aminotransferase; this encodes MDIVARAKALELEGRDIVRLEIGDPDFPTPDVITRAAEDAMATGSTHYTQSAGLPDLREALRVHYDTKYQTAVDPENIVVTQGTSPAMLLMFGALLDPGDEVIMPDPCYPAYPNYVTFLGGVPRLIRTRAEHGFRYDLDEVRAAIGPRTKAIMINSPGNPTGAVLNDADLIGLAKIAEETGVYIASDEIYHGLDFCGPDRTILSYTDRAFVLNGFSKTYAMTGWRLGYLIAPPEFVRPAEKIQQNFFLAANTFVQAAGIAALTQAQADVTRMRELYDERRRFLVPALRDAGLTIDCEPCGAFYVFADARAWGQDSLELCYRLLDEASVACAPGIDFGAGGEGFLRFSYATDLDRLSEGAGRLAAWARASH
- a CDS encoding SpoIIE family protein phosphatase, whose product is MWIRSLRSSGGALSHDIPDTPRPDGLDDARHRDALDAVRDVVVIMDREGRLLDVNRAAEFLYGYDRSALLALSVHDLRTPEARTTFDSQFVAALAGGVTFETTHRRRDGSTFPVEVSASRWGSEDMDCVISVVRDTTARKESEELRARLLDQLSQANARLDGALTLLTSAVGLSELPLLLDSIISALAQVMGADAALFVVHEGDHLDVRAQVGAEHWAPVGTVIPVGEGFAGRVAEAGVPLYIADIRSNPAFLPLHDAGGIRSMFGVPVYADGALFGVLECAWMHGRPVDQAESAMIKLAADRVSLAISGSRLLERTRRSERLNAALNEVNACLNASLELDSALDEVLSIAATALQCEVGVLARASRGEWPVNHTFGVVVPAEGLTFDRELLGAMSSDAPIVLRPSGRSHERWLAEQFDLTEAIVIPVPAHRAVGGALLFGRTGRLSGFDAQQADFVARLSQSLALSLANAARFEVEHHIAETLQEAFLLMPTAIRGIDFAHMYRSATMSMRVGGDFFDVFEMPGGHVGVLVGDVSGKGLEAAVLTSIVKDTIRAYAHETNSPAEAIAHANIALCEAAKLPDFASVFFAVIQPTTGDLTYCNAGHPPAAVIDCGGGVRLLEGNSSVIGAFPDLHYVDSSSSLAADETLFLYTDGVTEARTPQGVFYGEEGLLELLGSSNTCGVSELPTLVFDAVLKFSDGRLSDDIALLACRLTAPE